Part of the Antedon mediterranea chromosome 6, ecAntMedi1.1, whole genome shotgun sequence genome, CGTTAGCGGCGCCAGAcccattaaatttaaatttcatgTAACTAATACCCCTTCCCCATTCCCCCTCTCATCtcttgattgattttttttttcactagCGGAAATATCGTTTTCAGACACCAGACTGTACACAAATACCGATAATGATCAAACCTCGCCTCGTCCCGATCATATCCGGCAAACTTTGTTTATATAACCCGTTATTTGTTTCTGGGTATATTCATGTGGTTTTCTTTGTTTACCGGCAATTTACAGACAACAACCGACAGTACATTTTTACTATCTTAATGCGCGCTTCAATTTGTACCTACGAACAATTAAATTCACACTTGGCCTATCTTGTTGAATACTTCAACAAATCCTAGAAATCAAATAGTTATTACGGTCAGAAATTGCTATGCCTAGTACTGTACTGTCAATTAAAGTTATCAAAATGATCAGTTTCATGTTTGAATGGTGTGACCAATTGGCATATATAGGCTATACATGATTCaataataagaaatacatttttttatacagtGAAAGCgactattaaattattttataccaaTTTATGTTCTGAAACAAACAATATTTCAACATGTAAATCGATTTAAGTGTgcgtttttgttatatattgtaataattaatattatgggTATTATTAATGAGTGTATTTTTGATTATGTATCATATGTGAACTCTACATCAACTTTAAAACGACGATGTAGACTGTTCGTCAACTTTAACCTGAAACGTCATTTTATCTGTTGCGGAATAGACTATTGTTCTTACCTTGCCAAGAAAGGAAATAGTAGAGATAGATCGGTACAAGAAGGTTTCAGCTGAAGTATTTAGGTATACTGTATTCTATTTTCAggtcatattcatttttttcgtGTTTCGTGGTCTTTATTACATCCTTTTGTaattaatgtttacatttttgtgaCGGTAAGAATAGAAAAATAAGTAGTTGCTTATTTTTGTCTTATTAGACTTGGACCTTTTGTCGGACCAAGGAGCGATATTCGGCACTGTCAATGAGGACCGAAGGAGAGGAGTTGAGAGGGCCTGGTACGGCGTCTGTGAGCAATCTGGAGGCAAACGATGATGAAGAAGAAAATTCACCTAGGGCTTGTTGTTTCTGTTGGTGTTGGTGCTGCTCGTGTCGATGGTACGTAGTACATGGTCGATCATGCTGCCGACTGAATAGCAGTTGCAAAGCAGATAACTTGACACCGGCTGGAGTTTCGTTACAGAAATGTGAAGTCGGTGCCGAGAGGTAACATAATTAAACCGTTTAGTAAGATTTAATTGTAACAAAATCTATTTCACTGACAGCAgtgaaaatatttcatttttaactgTGCGATTAATTTTTACTCAACATCATCCAATACCGTACAAAGTTTTCCATAACATGATTAGTATGATgattacaaaaaatacaataacataaaGATTGttgatatttaattgttatattgtattctGGTTGTTTACAGTTTAACAATGAGTCCAAGTGAGACTTCAGCATTACCAGCTTCTATGCAGACCAATTATGCGTAAGTATAGAGGCCTATTTCAACTAAAAAGGAAGAAAacaaagtataggcctatagacagCCTACATAAGTTGATATGCATtagcataaagctctgtctacactatcaaactttatgtgacaaaaaattgtgatgtgcccatatatggacatgatgatgtcataccactaccatgtttgaggacattactaccatatttggaaacatcacattttgtcaaaatagtttgatagtgtagacagagcttaactatAAATAAACCGTGTTTACTCTAATGACCCTATACTAAATTACTTTAATTATATTTGACCTTTAAGCCCAACTTGTGAACTCTTGAGGCACCAGTCCTActcataaaattgtaaaaaaaatgtgtactaCCGTTGTCACTATTCATACTTAAGGGAATTAGAGTTGGGCAGCAACACATAATACCAATTAACCAATCAAGCAGTTCGGATACAGTCACGTGTGTAATAATATCGAATATTTGAAAGTATGCGTATTACCCAGTCTGTTATAGTATATgcaaatagataataaatatatttcgtTGTTGCAGTCCGACGGAAGATGAGTTACGGGCGTGGAGTCGTAGTTTTGATACGATGGTGAGAAGCACCAGTAAGTATTATCAGTCTTCCTTTTTATAATCTGAACGAAACTACGCATGCAGTAGACAACCAAGCGAATTTTTACACACAATggccgtgtttccgcagccaaaacaAATTATCGTGCGCAAATGCCCAATCAGATCGCAACAATTTGTTCTTcgggtcaaaggttaaacattatcgcatttatccgataattatctgatttgaattaaaaaattatcgGATTTTCTCTAGTGGAATCGGTTATACCCCGTTTCGAGAGGCAGTTTGTCGATTATTTTTTGTCTGCGGAAACACGGCGAATGTATAACTGGTAATGGAAACATTTAAATCAGTTTCAAAAATATGTTAGATCAGATTTCCCGACCTTGATTTGATTGAGATATTTTTTCATTCTGATCTCTATTTATATGATAACTGTAAACTTTTGAAAAATAGGAATTTTAAGGAAGAATTAATTGGAGCTGTAGTAACTACGTAATGTTTAAATACTATTTACAAAGTGTTTATTCTTATAGATGGATTACGGGCATTTAGAGAATTTCTGTGTTCAGAATACAGCGAAGAAAATTTAATGTTTTGGTTAGCATGCGAAGAGTTGCATACACTATCTGAGGCAGTCAAGATTGAGGAACGAGCTCGCATTATGTATGAAGATTATATCTCAATATTATCACCTAAAGAGGTAGGTTATAATCACTTTGGCTTTAACTAACAATTAAGGGTCTAAGTTTAAGGACTTGTGTGTCCGTAGCGATTGGAGAGACGCCGTGGATGAAACGATAATGTGCTCCGAACGTGTTCACATAAGGTAGTGGGCTCAAAATTAGCCAATATTTCTGGATTGAATTTTGGCCTATTTAAGGCTACTGCTGTGGTGAAGTCTCGGTGGAAGTTTATGGCCGGGATGGGAGAACAATTCCTTGAAATAATGTATGTACTTTAATCAGTATGGAGTACAgggagtgagtggccgagcggttaagacagtggaaccgtaattacgtagccataacatcggcaggggttcgaggctcactcactccgtggttctggtggtagaacgagtcttctcggataaggactataaaccgtaggtccagtgtacacatctagctcgtgtgcactttaaagaacctagtacatctttcgagacgagtagggggttaccccgatGTATTAGTACattacagccactgatcaccaactgggtcctctgggagaccagtctttgactgaagaggttacccagtataaatatatattcaatcGATATGCTGGCATAGGCCTATGTTTCTTAAGATTATATCGAAGTTGACTTCGAAACCGTTCTATTATGATTGTTTTTCATATtgcaattattttgtttaccaTTCTGATTTCAGGTTAGTTTGGATTCAAGAGTCCGTGAAATTGTGAATCGCAACATGGTAGACCCGACAGTGTACACGTTTGACGAAGCACAGAAACAAATATATACCCTTATGCAAAGAGACTCTTTTCCTAGGTTTTTAAATTCCAAACTCTACAAATCGCTGCTGCTAAAATCTCAATCTCAGCCTCAAGGGAATTGCTAGATGGAACTTAGTGGATTGTTGTACAAAGTGGACAAGAATTGGCAAAGTTGCCATACGAAGAGAGCTTTCACTGACAACTCAGGTTCTGCTAGTTGTGTTTTATAAGACGTCGACTATCGCATTATGGATATCAAGTTATTTCAACCGTAATGTTGTTGCAAAGAATTGTCAAGGATTGAGCGAGGATTATACACGTTTGTGAGCAAGATTTAACGCGTTTATGAATGTAAATCCAATGCGTTCGATGGATGATTCGATGCGTTTGA contains:
- the LOC140051661 gene encoding regulator of G-protein signaling 21-like isoform X1, with product MQRPAWEATTTTWTFCRTKERYSALSMRTEGEELRGPGTASVSNLEANDDEEENSPRACCFCWCWCCSCRWYVVHGRSCCRLNSSCKADNLTPAGVSLQKCEVGAESLTMSPSETSALPASMQTNYAPTEDELRAWSRSFDTMVRSTNGLRAFREFLCSEYSEENLMFWLACEELHTLSEAVKIEERARIMYEDYISILSPKEVSLDSRVREIVNRNMVDPTVYTFDEAQKQIYTLMQRDSFPRFLNSKLYKSLLLKSQSQPQGNC
- the LOC140051661 gene encoding regulator of G-protein signaling 20-like isoform X2; the protein is MQRPAWEATTTTWTFCRTKERYSALSMRTEGEELRGPGTASVSNLEANDDEEENSPRACCFCWCWCCSCRCLTMSPSETSALPASMQTNYAPTEDELRAWSRSFDTMVRSTNGLRAFREFLCSEYSEENLMFWLACEELHTLSEAVKIEERARIMYEDYISILSPKEVSLDSRVREIVNRNMVDPTVYTFDEAQKQIYTLMQRDSFPRFLNSKLYKSLLLKSQSQPQGNC